Proteins encoded within one genomic window of Pygocentrus nattereri isolate fPygNat1 chromosome 9, fPygNat1.pri, whole genome shotgun sequence:
- the eif4e2rs1 gene encoding eukaryotic translation initiation factor 4E family member 2 related sequence 1: MNQFEQLKEEEVEEQEDVGCVREERRESDGSSTNRRKTITPGPGEHPLQYNYTFWYSRRTPSRPANTQSYEQNIRQIGTVASVEQFWKFYSHLVRPGDLTGHSDFHLFKEGIKPMWEDEANKNGGKWIIRLRKGLASRFWENIILAMLGEQFMVGEEVCGVVVSIRFQEDILSIWNKTANDQVTTSRIRDTLRRVLNLPPNTIMEYKTHNDSLKDNSSFRNTKITL, encoded by the exons ATGAACCAGTTCGAGCA GttgaaggaggaggaggtggaggagcaggaggacGTGGGATGCGTGAGGGAAGAGAGGCGCGAGTCGGACGGCAGCAGCACTAACCGGAGAAAA ACTATAACTCCAGGTCCAGGTGAACACCCCCTGCAGTACAACTACACCTTCTGGTACTCCCGCCGGACCCCCAGCAGACCCGCCAACACACAGAGCTACGAgcagaacatcagacagatCGGCACCGTCGCCTCG gTAGAGCAGTTTTGGAAGTTCTACAGTCACCTGGTCCGACCGGGGGATCTGACGGGACACAGTGACTTCCACCTGTTCAAGGAGGGCATCAAACCCATGTGGGAG GACGAGGCCAATAAGAACGGCGGTAAGTGGATCATTCGGCTGCGTAAAGGTCTGGCGTCACGGTTCTGGGAGAACATCATCCTGGCCATGCTGGGGGAGCAGTTCATGGTGGGAGAGGAGGTGTGTGGAGTGGTCGTCTCCATACGCTTCCAG GAGGATATTCTGTCTATCTGGAATAAAACGGCGAATGATCAGGTGACCACGTCCCGTATCAGAGACACACTGCGGAGGGTCCTGAACCTGCCCCCCAACACCATCATGGAGTACAAGACCCACAACGACAGCCTCAA ggatAACTCCAGCTTCCGTAACACGAAGATCACGTTGTGA
- the LOC108415646 gene encoding epidermal differentiation-specific protein-like, whose protein sequence is MNKIIVYEKPNFEALSKEFTSNVSNLLDESFNDCISSVKVIGNPWVLYSDPNFSGYQYIFEEGEYPTVDWENNASSLEVVTEDLEDPQITLYDQPNYKGKSVVLTCETNLCYGSFNDSASSHKVQRGAWVLYQHKNRSGAQMLARASHDMADYGWFSDRLSHLRPLKPGKPTITATVLWDRKEEKFKSAIIDSICGLNSGSHEQTFSMELNREYEGSITDSFSFSNATQIGYETKFSVQVAEMSSEKTFSLSNTFTVEKGGSNTRTEKKSVRVSLPTIIPPHTKITVNVVRKEVEVKVPVELIITTGFHKKTEYGQYMCSDGSSIISEFKEEPL, encoded by the coding sequence aTGAACAAGATCATTGTCTATGAGAAGCCAAACTTTGAGGCCCTTAGCAAAGAGTTCACCTCCAACGTTTCCAATTTACTTGATGAGAGCTTCAACGACTGCATCTCCTCTGTGAAGGTGATCGGGAATCCATGGGTGTTATACAGCGATCCCAATTTCAGCGGTTACCAGTACATCTTTGAAGAAGGAGAATACCCAACTGTGGACTGGGAGAACAACGCTTCTTCTCTAGAGGTGGTGACTGAGGACCTGGAAGATCCTCAAATCACACTGTATGACCAGCCAAACTACAAAGGGAAGAGTGTCGTCCTCACCTGTGAGACCAACTTGTGTTACGGCTCTTTCAATGATTCTGCATCTTCTCACAAAGTCCAGAGAGGAGCTTGGGTTCTCTACCAGCATAAGAACAGAAGTGGAGCTCAGATGTTGGCCAGAGCTTCTCATGACATGGCCGACTACGGATGGTTCAGCGACCGACTGAGCCACCTGCGTCCTCTTAAGCCGGGGAAGCCCACTATAACAGCCACGGTGCTCTGGGACAGGAAGGAAGAAAAATTTAAATCTGCCATCATCGACTCCATATGTGGTCTGAACAGTGGATCTCATGAACAGACCTTCAGCATGGAACTCAATCGAGAGTATGAGGGCTCCATCACTGacagcttcagcttcagcaATGCTACACAGATCGGCTACGAAACGAAATTCAGTGTACAGGTGGCCGAGATGAGTTCAGAGAAGACGTTCTCTCTTAGCAACACCTTCACTGTGGAGAAGGGCGGCAGCAACACCAGAACCGAGAAGAAGAGTGTCAGAGTCTCGCTGCCGACCATCATCCCTCCACACACCAAGATCACCGTGAATGTGGTCAGGAAGGAGGTGGAGGTGAAGGTCCCAGTGGAGCTGATCATCACCACCGGTTTCCATAAGAAGACTGAGTACGGGCAGTACATGTGTTCCGATGGGAGCTCCATCATCAGCGAGTTCAAGGAAGAACCTCTCTAA